Proteins encoded within one genomic window of Bacillota bacterium:
- a CDS encoding alpha-ketoacid dehydrogenase subunit beta: protein MRNITYRQAINEALKEEMTRDPRVVLLGEDVGPYGGNFKVTDGLWAEFGDERVMDTPISENGICGVGLGLAVNGFRPVIEVMFSDFTANAMDQLVNQVAKLRYMSGGQLEVPMVVRTTIGGGRSSAAQHSQSLHAWFWHVPGFRVVLPSSPYDAKGLLKAAIRSNDPVMFFEHKMEYNFAGPVPEEDYVIELGKADVKREGRDVTVICTSFLVQKALAAAEKLAPQGIDIEVVDPRSLNPLDRETLEASVRKTGRVVIADEGHITCGAGAELAAILGHSCFDYLDSPIERVGTKDVPIPFSPPMEQFVVPGEESIIKAVMRTLGK, encoded by the coding sequence ATGAGGAACATAACATACCGGCAAGCAATCAATGAGGCCCTCAAAGAGGAAATGACGCGAGATCCCAGGGTGGTCCTTCTCGGTGAAGACGTAGGGCCGTACGGCGGGAACTTCAAGGTTACCGACGGACTCTGGGCGGAGTTCGGAGATGAAAGGGTGATGGACACCCCCATCTCCGAGAATGGGATCTGCGGCGTGGGGTTAGGTCTGGCCGTGAATGGGTTCCGGCCAGTTATAGAGGTGATGTTCAGCGATTTCACTGCCAACGCCATGGACCAACTAGTGAATCAAGTTGCCAAACTCCGCTACATGTCCGGGGGGCAGCTTGAAGTGCCCATGGTGGTCAGGACGACCATAGGAGGAGGCAGATCTTCAGCGGCGCAGCATTCCCAGAGCCTGCATGCGTGGTTCTGGCACGTACCAGGCTTCCGGGTAGTCCTCCCCTCCTCTCCCTACGATGCTAAGGGCCTTCTCAAGGCAGCCATCCGGTCTAACGATCCCGTGATGTTCTTCGAGCACAAAATGGAGTACAACTTCGCAGGACCGGTGCCGGAGGAAGACTACGTGATAGAACTGGGCAAAGCCGACGTCAAGCGCGAGGGCAGAGATGTAACAGTCATTTGCACATCGTTCCTCGTCCAAAAGGCGCTCGCCGCCGCGGAGAAGCTCGCGCCGCAGGGCATAGACATCGAGGTAGTCGACCCGCGCTCCCTAAACCCCCTGGACCGGGAGACGCTCGAGGCGTCGGTTCGGAAGACCGGCAGGGTAGTGATCGCAGATGAAGGGCATATCACGTGCGGGGCCGGCGCTGAGCTTGCCGCCATCCTGGGGCACTCGTGTTTTGACTACCTGGACTCTCCCATCGAGAGGGTCGGGACCAAGGACGTCCCTATCCCGTTCAGCCCTCCCATGGAACAATTCGTAGTGCCGGGCGAGGAATCGATAATAAAGGCGGTCATGCGGACTCTCGGGAAATGA